In one window of Desulforhabdus amnigena DNA:
- the recN gene encoding DNA repair protein RecN gives MLSELVVHNFAIIRHLDVSFQPGLNILSGETGAGKSILVGAVNLILGSRASQEMIRTGTNEATVEAVFLLSDRAGLRERLHEWGLEATDEILIRRTISRSGRNRVHVNHQLLTLQQLQQLAKGLISVSGQHEHQLLLDSEIHLGLLDAFGNLESASEAVGKIYAGWSKTWEELHKLRKFKQDQASQMDWMRFQLQELESAKLEPNEDKELEQERNLLKHAATIRDAAQGAHQIIYAGRGAMLEQLAAVEKNVETLQSIDPSQAPLTNHLEQVRIHLEELSHSLQQYAHKISFDPQRMSAVEERLAVLQKLGKKYGGTVEAMLQRLEELKKSLSLEEDVEFQEEQLEKELEKLSREYLQEAKELSRRRREAALRLSEEVEKTLAALDMPKARFAVGFYEEDSSQKDSKPPFTPTGIDRVEFLLSANPGEDLKPLVRVASGGELSRILLALKSLLSRRGEAETLIFDEVDTGIGGRTAELVGLQLERLAARHQVICITHLPQIACYGEHHYKVMKQTVDDETVTDIRLLSPEDRIEELARMLGGIAISEKTRAHAEELRQRARESR, from the coding sequence GTGCTGAGCGAGCTGGTCGTACACAATTTTGCAATCATTCGACACCTGGACGTTTCCTTTCAGCCGGGACTGAATATCCTTTCGGGTGAAACAGGGGCCGGAAAATCCATTCTGGTGGGAGCGGTCAACCTCATATTGGGAAGCCGCGCTTCGCAGGAAATGATTCGCACCGGGACAAACGAAGCGACCGTCGAAGCCGTTTTTCTTTTGTCCGACCGGGCCGGGCTGCGTGAACGACTTCATGAGTGGGGGCTGGAAGCGACCGATGAAATATTGATTCGGCGAACCATCAGCCGCAGCGGTCGCAACCGGGTGCATGTGAACCATCAATTGCTCACTCTTCAACAACTCCAGCAACTGGCCAAGGGGCTCATCTCCGTTTCAGGTCAGCACGAACATCAACTGCTGTTGGACTCGGAAATCCACCTGGGGCTTCTGGATGCCTTCGGGAACCTGGAATCCGCCTCCGAGGCCGTGGGAAAGATTTACGCCGGGTGGTCCAAGACCTGGGAAGAACTTCATAAGCTTCGAAAATTCAAGCAGGATCAGGCCTCCCAGATGGACTGGATGCGTTTTCAGCTCCAGGAACTGGAATCCGCAAAGCTCGAACCCAATGAAGACAAGGAGCTGGAGCAGGAAAGGAATCTCCTGAAGCATGCCGCTACGATCCGGGATGCCGCGCAGGGTGCGCATCAAATAATCTATGCAGGCCGTGGAGCCATGCTGGAACAGCTGGCCGCCGTCGAGAAAAACGTTGAAACGCTCCAATCCATCGACCCGAGCCAGGCTCCTCTGACGAATCACCTGGAACAGGTCCGCATCCATCTCGAAGAGCTTTCCCATTCCCTGCAGCAGTACGCTCATAAAATTTCCTTCGATCCTCAGCGTATGTCCGCCGTGGAAGAACGGTTGGCGGTTTTGCAGAAACTGGGCAAGAAGTACGGGGGAACCGTGGAAGCCATGCTGCAGCGCCTGGAGGAACTGAAAAAATCTCTTTCCCTGGAAGAAGACGTGGAATTCCAGGAAGAGCAGCTGGAAAAGGAACTGGAAAAACTGAGCCGGGAATACCTCCAGGAAGCGAAAGAACTTTCGCGCCGGCGCCGCGAAGCGGCACTACGGCTTTCGGAGGAAGTGGAAAAGACTCTTGCGGCCCTGGACATGCCAAAGGCACGCTTCGCCGTGGGTTTTTACGAAGAGGACTCCTCTCAAAAGGATTCCAAGCCCCCCTTCACTCCAACGGGCATCGATCGCGTGGAATTCCTCCTCTCCGCCAATCCGGGCGAAGACTTGAAACCCCTGGTTCGAGTGGCCTCAGGCGGGGAACTTTCGCGCATCCTGCTGGCGCTCAAAAGCCTTTTGAGCCGCCGGGGAGAGGCGGAAACACTCATATTCGACGAGGTGGATACGGGAATCGGGGGCCGAACGGCCGAACTGGTGGGGCTGCAACTTGAACGTCTGGCCGCCCGGCACCAGGTGATCTGTATCACCCATCTTCCGCAAATCGCCTGCTACGGCGAACATCATTATAAGGTGATGAAGCAGACAGTGGATGACGAAACCGTGACCGACATCAGGCTCCTTTCTCCTGAAGACCGCATCGAAGAACTGGCTCGCATGCTGGGGGGGATCGCCATATCGGAAAAGACCCGCGCACATGCCGAGGAACTGCGTCAGCGAGCCCGGGAAAGCCGGTGA
- a CDS encoding menaquinone biosynthetic enzyme MqnA/MqnD family protein gives MGPLSQEQLRLGRIGYLNVLPIYYPLESGIVSHNFEIVSGTPSFLNGLMARGDLDLSVVSSIEYARHPERYFILPDLSISCRGAVKSVLLLSRNPIDQLDGETILVSSQSHTSVALLKILLSLFLGKKAVFEPASCTEALERGKQPVAFLAIGDEALRLRHHPEYPYQWDLGQVWREWTGLPFVFALWVIQRQAVERWNGRLAPAIRSLSSAKKWGRTHLNEICLQATGENILDIEELHAYYDCLGYNLDSDEQRGLELFYRCLHRIEEIGEVPGLEIYSISEHSGGSFQPIERFNFPLNGAMLFNQTN, from the coding sequence ATGGGCCCACTGTCTCAGGAACAGCTGAGGTTGGGAAGAATCGGCTATCTCAATGTGCTGCCGATCTATTATCCGTTGGAATCGGGCATCGTGTCTCATAACTTTGAGATTGTTTCGGGCACCCCTTCCTTTTTGAACGGCCTTATGGCCAGAGGAGACCTGGACCTGAGCGTCGTTTCTTCCATCGAATATGCTCGCCATCCCGAACGTTACTTTATCCTCCCGGACCTTTCCATCAGCTGCCGCGGAGCTGTCAAGAGCGTTCTTCTTTTGAGCCGGAATCCCATCGACCAACTGGACGGCGAAACGATACTGGTGAGCAGCCAGTCCCATACCTCCGTGGCCCTGCTCAAGATCCTGCTTTCCCTCTTTCTCGGGAAGAAAGCCGTTTTCGAACCCGCTTCATGTACCGAGGCTTTGGAGAGAGGCAAACAGCCCGTGGCTTTCCTCGCCATAGGAGATGAGGCCCTGCGGCTGAGGCACCACCCCGAATATCCGTACCAATGGGATCTAGGACAAGTCTGGCGCGAATGGACGGGACTCCCCTTTGTTTTCGCCCTTTGGGTCATTCAAAGACAGGCAGTCGAAAGATGGAACGGGCGTCTGGCCCCCGCCATCCGCTCGCTTTCTTCCGCCAAGAAATGGGGGCGCACTCACCTGAATGAAATATGCCTGCAGGCTACCGGAGAGAACATTCTCGATATAGAAGAGCTTCACGCCTATTATGATTGTCTGGGATACAATTTGGATAGCGATGAACAAAGGGGACTGGAGCTTTTTTACCGCTGCCTGCACCGGATTGAAGAGATCGGCGAAGTCCCGGGCCTGGAAATCTATTCCATTTCGGAACATAGCGGCGGGAGTTTTCAGCCCATTGAACGATTCAATTTCCCTCTCAATGGGGCAATGTTGTTCAATCAAACCAATTGA
- a CDS encoding TetR/AcrR family transcriptional regulator produces MAPRDTFKKLEDDKQLRIMDAAIDEFADHGFKQASVNRMVQKIGIAKGSIFQYFGNKEGLFHFIFNHAVELVRHSLRQVKQETADTDFFQRIEQSLLAGIRFIEKHPRVYRIYLKMIFQEDFPLRTEFLQQVHLFSGEYLKPLVETGLARGELRPDLNVDMTVFFLDALMDRFLQAYCVSFLDAGAGLYQAPEEQIQQKVNEFIRLLRAGMGKPEGEFGQLLRE; encoded by the coding sequence ATGGCGCCTCGCGATACGTTCAAAAAACTTGAAGACGACAAACAGCTGAGAATCATGGACGCCGCCATCGATGAATTCGCAGACCATGGGTTCAAGCAGGCCAGCGTGAACCGGATGGTACAGAAGATCGGCATCGCCAAGGGTTCCATCTTTCAGTATTTCGGAAACAAAGAAGGGCTTTTCCATTTCATATTCAACCATGCGGTGGAACTTGTGAGGCATTCACTGCGGCAGGTCAAACAGGAAACGGCGGATACCGATTTTTTCCAACGCATCGAGCAAAGCCTTTTAGCGGGAATTCGGTTCATCGAGAAACACCCGAGGGTCTATCGCATCTATCTCAAGATGATTTTTCAGGAGGACTTCCCGCTGCGAACGGAATTTCTTCAGCAGGTGCACCTTTTTTCCGGGGAATACCTGAAGCCGTTGGTGGAAACAGGGCTTGCCAGGGGGGAACTGAGGCCGGACCTCAATGTGGACATGACGGTCTTCTTTCTCGACGCCCTCATGGACCGTTTCCTCCAGGCCTACTGCGTCTCGTTCCTGGATGCAGGAGCGGGATTGTACCAGGCGCCCGAAGAACAGATTCAGCAGAAAGTGAATGAATTCATCCGCCTGCTTCGAGCCGGCATGGGAAAGCCGGAAGGCGAATTTGGCCAATTATTAAGGGAGTGA
- the mqnE gene encoding aminofutalosine synthase MqnE, with amino-acid sequence MLDIKWYEKLGMGSICEKVLEGQRLDMEDGERLFACPDVVAVGSLAHHVRTRLHGNAAYYVINQHINYSNICVNGCRFCAFHRKKGQKGAFQLTETDVLDKLKEREHDPITEVHIVGGCHPDLPLSYFETILREVKKFRPKAFIKAFTAVEIAHFAKNEGISTREVLLRLKSAGLDMLPGGGAEVFSPRVRTLLCPEKLSGEGWLNVSREAHRLGIKSNATMLYGHIETVRERLEHLVALRELQDETQGFVCFIPLSFQTANNQVQGVSGCTGVEDLKTMAVSRLMLDNVPHMKAYWVMLTVKLAQVALYFGADDFDGTIIEEKIGHMAGADSDQALTRGELEQIIREGGFEPVERNCFFERV; translated from the coding sequence ATGTTGGATATCAAGTGGTATGAAAAGCTCGGCATGGGAAGCATCTGCGAAAAGGTTCTGGAAGGGCAACGCCTGGACATGGAGGACGGCGAGCGGCTTTTTGCCTGTCCCGATGTCGTAGCCGTCGGGTCGCTGGCACACCACGTGCGCACCAGGCTCCACGGGAATGCGGCCTATTATGTCATCAACCAGCACATCAACTACTCCAACATCTGCGTCAACGGCTGCCGCTTTTGCGCCTTTCACCGAAAGAAGGGTCAGAAGGGGGCTTTCCAGCTCACCGAAACCGACGTTCTCGATAAACTCAAGGAACGCGAGCACGACCCCATTACCGAAGTGCATATCGTGGGGGGATGTCATCCCGACCTCCCCCTTTCCTATTTTGAAACCATCCTTCGCGAAGTCAAAAAATTCCGACCGAAGGCTTTCATCAAGGCTTTTACAGCTGTGGAGATCGCTCATTTTGCAAAAAACGAGGGCATTTCCACCCGGGAGGTCCTTCTGCGGCTGAAGTCCGCTGGGCTCGATATGCTGCCCGGAGGGGGAGCGGAGGTCTTCAGTCCTCGCGTCCGGACTCTTCTCTGCCCTGAAAAATTGAGCGGAGAAGGCTGGCTGAACGTTTCACGCGAAGCACACCGGCTCGGCATCAAGTCGAACGCTACCATGCTCTACGGCCACATCGAAACGGTTCGCGAGCGATTGGAACATCTCGTGGCTTTGCGAGAGCTTCAAGACGAAACCCAGGGGTTTGTCTGTTTCATTCCCCTTTCCTTCCAGACCGCCAACAACCAGGTGCAGGGAGTTTCAGGATGTACCGGTGTGGAGGACCTGAAGACCATGGCCGTGAGCCGGCTCATGCTGGACAACGTGCCTCACATGAAAGCCTACTGGGTCATGCTCACCGTCAAGCTCGCCCAGGTGGCCCTCTATTTCGGCGCAGACGATTTCGACGGGACGATCATCGAGGAAAAAATAGGGCATATGGCCGGAGCCGATTCGGACCAGGCGCTCACCCGTGGGGAGCTGGAACAGATCATCCGCGAAGGGGGCTTCGAACCCGTCGAACGCAACTGCTTTTTCGAAAGGGTCTAA
- a CDS encoding ATP-grasp domain-containing protein: MEEKKLRISLGKRLRSCPSFRSFGVMSNWEDYDFHVKELIQSADEIFYPSPLYDPLFRSLGKRVFPRSYYYFMGNKIRQTDLFRLLEISHPRTRVYYGRHRQKRVLEDFSFPFVAKTPVGSSQGKGVFFIQNEEALMSYLNAHNPAYIQEYLPIDRDLRVVLIQGHVVHAYWRIHSPGNFRNNVAQGARISFDDIPEEGLAFARNVACRCRFDDVGLDVCYAHGRYYVIEANMVFGFEGFRRAGMDFYDILKQMDIEGLL; this comes from the coding sequence ATGGAAGAAAAAAAACTTCGCATTTCTTTGGGAAAAAGACTGCGTTCGTGTCCTTCTTTCCGTTCTTTTGGGGTCATGTCCAACTGGGAGGATTATGATTTCCATGTGAAGGAACTGATTCAATCCGCAGACGAAATCTTTTATCCCAGCCCGTTGTACGACCCTCTTTTCCGCTCCCTGGGGAAAAGGGTTTTTCCTCGAAGTTATTATTATTTCATGGGAAACAAGATTCGGCAGACCGATCTCTTTCGTCTTTTGGAGATTTCCCATCCCCGCACCCGTGTCTACTATGGTCGTCACCGCCAAAAGCGGGTCCTCGAGGATTTCTCCTTTCCCTTCGTGGCCAAAACGCCTGTGGGTTCCTCTCAGGGGAAGGGAGTCTTCTTCATCCAAAACGAAGAGGCGCTGATGAGTTATCTCAATGCCCACAATCCCGCCTATATCCAGGAATATTTGCCCATCGATCGGGATCTGCGGGTTGTTTTGATCCAGGGACACGTGGTTCACGCCTACTGGAGGATTCATTCTCCGGGAAATTTTCGAAACAATGTCGCGCAGGGAGCTCGGATTTCATTCGATGACATCCCGGAAGAGGGGTTGGCGTTTGCGCGGAACGTGGCTTGCCGGTGCCGTTTTGACGACGTGGGATTGGATGTGTGTTATGCGCATGGCAGATATTATGTGATCGAGGCGAACATGGTATTCGGCTTCGAGGGATTTCGCCGGGCGGGCATGGACTTTTATGACATTCTGAAGCAAATGGATATCGAGGGGCTTTTGTGA
- a CDS encoding amidohydrolase family protein yields MNGSNVVRKPSAKRFEFHRAAWVLPVSSPPISNGAVLTDGEKIVAVGNFKTLGERSPRGATQVDHGNAAIIPALVNAHTHLELSAMQGAIPLPQSSFGTWVQELFSRKSTLSPEPAAASIGKGRRQLFESGTGLYGDIANTPELKHEEDSQTPEGVTFLELLGFDRKEMETPDPDLLRKFLDEAETDASLSIAAHACYSTSAGVIQKAKEWARVRQRPFSMHVAEHQEEMEFLQTGNGFCRQLLENLGRWVPEWEPPQTSPVQYLKRLGVLDAGTLLVHAVHMTPSDWKILAENHCPVCFCPRSNRHLNTGRADIGSALKYGLVSALGTDSLASNKDLNLFAEAAFVLDHYPEVPPTDLLTMMTLGGAKALRHDNTFGSLEPGKRLAFLAVFLPESTRLPQLFETIIDQGKKGAWQWAHCLRNS; encoded by the coding sequence ATGAACGGGTCGAACGTAGTTAGGAAGCCATCCGCAAAGAGGTTTGAATTTCACCGGGCTGCATGGGTTCTACCCGTTTCCTCGCCCCCTATTTCCAATGGTGCCGTTCTGACCGACGGGGAAAAGATCGTTGCGGTGGGAAATTTCAAGACCCTCGGCGAACGATCCCCTAGGGGGGCGACGCAGGTGGACCATGGAAATGCAGCCATCATCCCCGCTCTGGTGAATGCTCACACACACCTGGAGCTTTCGGCCATGCAAGGCGCAATCCCATTGCCTCAAAGCAGTTTCGGGACCTGGGTGCAGGAGCTCTTTTCCAGGAAATCGACCCTTTCACCGGAACCTGCCGCGGCGAGCATCGGAAAGGGAAGAAGGCAACTCTTTGAAAGCGGAACCGGCCTCTACGGGGATATCGCGAACACTCCGGAGCTGAAGCATGAAGAAGACAGCCAAACTCCTGAAGGCGTGACTTTCCTGGAATTGCTCGGTTTCGACCGCAAAGAAATGGAAACGCCCGATCCGGACCTGCTTCGGAAGTTCCTTGATGAAGCCGAAACGGATGCTTCCCTGAGCATTGCGGCTCATGCCTGCTATTCGACTTCAGCCGGGGTCATTCAGAAGGCCAAAGAGTGGGCGCGCGTGCGGCAGCGGCCTTTCAGCATGCACGTGGCCGAGCATCAGGAGGAAATGGAATTCCTGCAGACGGGCAACGGCTTTTGCCGGCAGTTGCTGGAAAACCTGGGCCGCTGGGTCCCGGAATGGGAACCTCCGCAAACAAGTCCCGTTCAATATCTGAAGCGGCTGGGAGTCCTCGATGCCGGAACACTGCTGGTTCACGCAGTGCATATGACACCGTCCGACTGGAAGATTCTGGCGGAAAATCATTGCCCCGTCTGCTTCTGCCCGCGAAGCAACCGCCATTTGAACACTGGGCGCGCCGATATCGGTTCCGCTTTGAAATACGGGCTGGTGAGCGCTCTCGGCACGGACAGTCTCGCCAGCAACAAGGATTTGAATCTTTTCGCCGAAGCGGCATTTGTTCTGGATCACTACCCGGAGGTTCCCCCCACGGATCTTCTGACCATGATGACTTTGGGCGGAGCCAAGGCACTTCGGCACGACAACACATTCGGAAGCCTCGAACCCGGCAAGAGACTGGCGTTTCTTGCCGTATTTCTCCCTGAATCCACGAGACTCCCGCAACTCTTCGAGACGATCATCGATCAAGGAAAAAAAGGAGCATGGCAATGGGCCCACTGTCTCAGGAACAGCTGA
- a CDS encoding 2-amino-3,7-dideoxy-D-threo-hept-6-ulosonate synthase, which yields MSGKTLRLKRFLTPLNGRLVIFPLDHGVTCGPASGLRQMGKVMRMGIRGGVDAIVMHKGMLPLLETVTQPLPGIFMHLSASTQLGEAPHHKVLVGTVQEAIRRGADGVSVHVNLGGSREPDMLRDLGEVGTDCAKWQIPLLVMIYVRGEQTPSPVPDDTIAHAARVAAELGADIIKIPAPRDYDVLAQITESLPVPVVVAGGSKYADTRLFLEHLQKALGSGVRGVAIGRNVFQHDRPEALLIAIRNMVHHGFTAAQALDQFSQK from the coding sequence ATGAGCGGAAAAACATTGAGGTTGAAACGTTTTCTGACACCACTGAATGGTCGGCTGGTCATCTTTCCCTTGGATCATGGGGTCACCTGCGGTCCGGCTTCAGGGCTTCGTCAAATGGGCAAGGTCATGCGAATGGGAATTCGCGGGGGAGTGGACGCCATTGTCATGCATAAAGGAATGCTGCCCCTGCTGGAAACTGTCACTCAGCCCCTGCCCGGAATTTTCATGCACCTTTCCGCCAGCACGCAACTCGGGGAGGCGCCCCATCATAAGGTTCTCGTGGGAACTGTCCAGGAGGCCATTCGCCGTGGAGCCGACGGCGTATCCGTTCATGTGAATCTGGGAGGCAGCCGCGAGCCCGATATGCTCCGGGATTTGGGAGAGGTGGGAACGGACTGCGCCAAATGGCAGATTCCTCTCCTCGTGATGATTTATGTTCGCGGGGAACAAACCCCTTCACCGGTTCCGGACGACACCATTGCCCATGCAGCCAGGGTGGCGGCCGAACTCGGTGCGGACATCATCAAAATCCCAGCCCCCCGCGACTACGATGTGCTGGCTCAAATCACCGAAAGCCTCCCCGTCCCCGTAGTGGTGGCAGGGGGCAGCAAGTACGCCGATACGCGGCTCTTTCTGGAACACCTGCAAAAAGCCCTGGGATCGGGGGTACGCGGAGTCGCCATCGGCAGGAATGTCTTTCAACACGATCGCCCCGAAGCGCTTCTCATCGCCATTCGGAACATGGTGCACCACGGTTTCACCGCCGCACAGGCGTTGGATCAATTTTCTCAGAAATAA
- the mqnC gene encoding cyclic dehypoxanthinyl futalosine synthase produces MALKNVISKIASHERIDMDDAWDLYQEADFHQLGHLAHTKRLEKHPELEVTYVVDRNINYSNICSCGCRFCAFFRPPGHPEGYVLSREELAQKIEETLSLGGTQILMQGGHHPDLPLSFYEEMLQFIKGRYPIHIHAFSPPEIAYFSKREGMDVSSVIARLKAAGLDSIPGGGAEILVDEVRKRVSPNKCSTAEWLGVMEEAHKQGLRTTATMMFGHEEEPRQRLEHLFALRDLQDRTGGFTAFIPWAFQPKNTAIQRSHPETPVAYLRLLAVSRLVLDNFDNVQASWVTMGPKVAQLALHFGANDFGSTMIEENVVAATGVYFRLSIEEIQRIIRAAGFEPQQRTMAYERVERS; encoded by the coding sequence ATGGCATTGAAAAACGTTATTTCCAAGATCGCTTCCCACGAACGCATCGATATGGATGACGCCTGGGATCTCTATCAAGAGGCAGACTTCCATCAACTGGGACATCTGGCTCACACGAAACGCCTCGAAAAACATCCCGAACTCGAAGTCACCTATGTAGTGGACCGAAACATCAACTATTCCAACATATGTTCCTGTGGATGCCGGTTTTGCGCTTTTTTCCGCCCCCCGGGACATCCCGAAGGATATGTCCTTTCCCGGGAGGAGCTGGCCCAAAAAATTGAGGAAACCCTGAGCCTTGGAGGAACGCAAATCCTCATGCAGGGAGGGCATCATCCGGACCTGCCCCTCTCTTTCTATGAAGAAATGCTCCAGTTCATCAAGGGCCGTTATCCCATTCACATCCATGCATTTTCGCCTCCGGAAATCGCCTATTTTAGCAAACGGGAAGGAATGGATGTCTCCAGCGTCATTGCCCGTTTGAAAGCCGCCGGTCTGGATTCCATTCCCGGCGGAGGGGCCGAAATCCTTGTGGACGAGGTCAGAAAGCGGGTGAGCCCCAACAAGTGCAGCACGGCGGAATGGCTCGGCGTGATGGAAGAGGCTCATAAACAGGGGCTCCGCACGACGGCTACCATGATGTTCGGCCACGAGGAAGAACCGAGGCAGAGGCTGGAGCACCTTTTTGCCCTGCGTGACTTGCAAGATCGCACGGGGGGGTTCACGGCATTCATCCCCTGGGCTTTTCAGCCCAAGAACACGGCCATCCAGCGTTCTCATCCGGAAACTCCCGTCGCATATCTCAGGCTCCTGGCGGTTTCGCGCCTGGTGCTCGATAATTTCGACAATGTTCAGGCATCCTGGGTCACCATGGGCCCGAAAGTGGCTCAACTGGCGCTCCATTTCGGAGCCAACGATTTCGGTTCCACCATGATCGAGGAAAACGTAGTGGCGGCAACGGGGGTCTACTTCCGCCTTTCCATAGAGGAGATCCAGAGGATCATCAGGGCTGCAGGATTCGAACCCCAACAGAGGACGATGGCCTATGAACGGGTCGAACGTAGTTAG